Below is a genomic region from Mycolicibacterium neworleansense.
GACCGGCTCCTGGCGGACCCGAACGGCAGGCTGACCCCGCTGCGGGGCAATGAGTTGTGGCAGATCGCGCTGCTCGAATTGTGGTTGCAGCGCCACGGCGTGACGGGAGCTGCGGCGTGACCGCCACTGACCACGATGCGTCGGAAGCCTCGGCGGGTCCCGACCACACCGAGGCGATCACCCTCGGTCTGCACGATGCGTCACCGCAGCACCTCATCGACGCCATGGCCGACGATGTGGTGCTCGAACTGGGCTGGGGCCGGCTGATTTTCGGGCAGACCTTCGCCGACCCGGAACAGCTGGCCGAAGTACTGCAGCGGGAAGGCCCGGGCCGGCGGGACATCTGCATCTACGCCCGCGAATCGCACGTGCTGGTGGCCCGGTCCCCCGCCGAATTGTTCATCGACCCCAGCCACACCTACCGGCTGCGGTTCACCGATGATCTCGACGCGGCCCACCCGGTGGGATTCACCGTGCGCACCCTGCAGACACCGATGGACGCCGACGCGATGAACCGGGTGTACGTGCGGTGCGGGATGGTGCCCGCACCCGTCGACGTCATCTGGCACAACCACACGCTCACCCCCGCGGTGGTCTATCTGGTCGCGGTGCGCGATGACGACGGCACCGTGGTGGGCACGGTGACCGGCGTGGACCACAAGCGGTTGTTCGCCGACCCGGAGGACGGGTCGAGCCTGTGGAGCCTCGCGGTGGACCCGGCGGCCGGACTGCCCGGGGTCGGCGACGCGCTGACTCGCACGCTGGCCGGAATCTTCCGCGAACGGGGCCGCGCCTACCTGGATCTCTCTGTGGCCCACGACAACTCGGCTGCGATCGCGCTGTACGAGAAGCTGGGTTTCCACCGGGTCCCGGTGCTGGCCGTCAAACGCAAGAACGCGATCAATGAGCCGTTGTTCACCCATCCGCCGGAGACGGTCGACGATCTGAACCCGTATGCCCGCATCATCGCCGACGAGGCGATGCGTCGTGGCATCCGGGTCGAGGTGCTCGATGCCGGGGCCGGTGAGATGAAGCTGTCGCACGGTGGGCGCAGCGTGATCACCCGAGAATCGCTGTCGGAGTTCACTTCCGCGGTGGCCATGGCGCGCTGCGATGACAAACGCCAGACCCGCAGGATCGTCTCCGATGCCGGGATCACGGTGCCCAAGGGCCGGCTGGCCACCTTCGACAGCGAGGATCACGACTTTCTGGCCGAGGTCGGCGACGTGGTGGTCAAGCCCACCCGCGGCGAGCAGGGCAAGGGCATCACCGTCGGCGTGGACGGCAGCGAAGAACTGGACGCGGCGCTGCACCGCGCCCGCGAGCAGTACCCCGAGGTGCTGATCGAGCAGCGCGCCCCCGGTGAAGATCTTCGCCTGGTGGTGATCGACGGCAAGGTGGTTGCCTCGGCGATCCGCAGGCCGGCCGAGGTCGTGGGCACCGGCAAGCACACCGTGGGCGAGTTGATCGAGACGCAGTCCCGGCGGCGCGCGGCCGCCACCGGCGGCGAATCGCGCATCCCGATCGACGACGTCACCAAGGGAACGGTCGCCGAAGCCGGCTGGTCATTCGACGACGTGCTGCCCGAGGGGGTGCGGCTGCGGGTGCGGCGGACGGCCAACCTGCATCAGGGCGGGACGATCCACGATGTCACCGCGGAGGTGAACCCGGAGCTGTGCCGGGTCGCCGTGACCGCGGCCGAGGCGATCGGTATTCCGGTGACGGGGATCGACCTGCTGGTCCCCGACGTGACCGGCCGCGATTACGTCTTCATCGAGGCCAACGAACGTCCCGGCCTGGCCAATCACGAGCCACAGCCCACGGCCGCGGCGTTCGTGGATTTCCTGTTTCCGCAGCAGCCGGGTTTGCCGCAAGCCTGGACGCCGTCGGAGGCGGCTGACTGAGCGCCGGCCCGAAGGCAGGACTCGCCGCCGGTCACCAACTGCTGGTGCGCAGCACGATCTCGGCCGCGAGCTGTGCGGTCGAATCGCCGGCGTTGCGCCGCCCCGGCATCTCCACCAGCCGGAAGTCGCCGTACACATAGCGCTGGCTGGCCTTGGCGACGGCGCGGGCCGCCGGGGTGCTGACGAGCACGGTGGTGTTCATCTCCACCGGGGGGCAGCCGTCGTCGCGGATCACCCCGGTGGCGTCGGCGACACGTGGGTGGCCGCGATCCACCACGACCAGACCGATGAACTTGTCCAGCCGGGTGGCGGCCAGCTCCCAGGCGAGTTCTCCCCCGAGCCGGTCACCGACGAGCAGCGCCCACTTGATGTTCAGCGAATCGAGGATCCCGACCACGGACTTGGCGGTCAGCCGCGGGTCCGGCCCGATGATCACCGTCCGCAGCGAAGCGGTGTGTAACCGGCGGCAGATCTGCTCATAGGCGGCCGGGCCGTGATGGCCGGCGCTCAGCACCACCACGGTGGACCCCTTGTCGGGCCCCGAGACATCGACGGGCGTGGTGAACCCGTCGATGGTCGCGACGGTGGTAAGCATTCGGACAACCTACCGTCCAGTAGCCGCGAACGGGCCGGAATGAACTATGTCTTGACGCCCCCGTCAGCGAGCGGCCAAACGCTCCGCCTGAATCCCGAAAACATCCAGAAATGTCTGCGGCAATTCACCTTTGGCGGCGATCGAAGGATTCTGCGTGGGGAACGCGATACCGAAAACGGCCCAGTTGCCAACGTTTTCGAAGGCGAAGAAGACGCTCTCCTCACCGCCGGCCAGCCGCATGGTCTGCTGATAGGCCAACGCCGACGTGTGCGGGATGGTCAGCTTGGTGGTGGTCATCGGGATGCCGTCGTCTGACGGATCGAAGTAGGTGGAGAAGTGTGCGCACCGCTGCGCCGTGTCCGCCAGCCGATCCAGCGGCAGCGGCGAGGTCAGCACCGTCAGCACCATGCGCGCCCCGTCGTAAGCGGCGATGACTTGCGCGGCGCTGCCCGGCCCCCGCTCGGCGGATTCGGCGATCACCCGGGTGAGGCCGTCACTGCAGCCGGCCGGGTTGGACAGCATCGGTGGCGGTCCACCTGATCCGCCCGGGCCCGTCCCGTCATCGGTCACCCGATCGAGCTGCACTCCGGGCGGAAGGTCGGCGGGTGTCAGCAACACCTTCTCCAGAGTGGCGCCGAGCCACGTGGGCGACCCGACGACCACGGGTGCGCAGCCGGACACGCCCACCAAGGCGACCAGCCCGACCAGAGCTGCCACCGACCGATGGCGCAGACTCATCTGCCCAGGTTACCGGGGTGGGACGGCGAGCGCAGTGCTCATGATCGGCCGCGGTGGCGGCCCGTGCCGCATCAGGTCCATGACAGCCCCGACGTCGAGATGGGCGGCGAGCAGGTCGGCCATCAGATCCAGCTGAGCGTCCCTACGGCCCCGCACGTCGATGTCGTCGGCAACCACGAACCCGCCACGACC
It encodes:
- the ngg gene encoding N-acetylglutaminylglutamine synthetase; its protein translation is MTATDHDASEASAGPDHTEAITLGLHDASPQHLIDAMADDVVLELGWGRLIFGQTFADPEQLAEVLQREGPGRRDICIYARESHVLVARSPAELFIDPSHTYRLRFTDDLDAAHPVGFTVRTLQTPMDADAMNRVYVRCGMVPAPVDVIWHNHTLTPAVVYLVAVRDDDGTVVGTVTGVDHKRLFADPEDGSSLWSLAVDPAAGLPGVGDALTRTLAGIFRERGRAYLDLSVAHDNSAAIALYEKLGFHRVPVLAVKRKNAINEPLFTHPPETVDDLNPYARIIADEAMRRGIRVEVLDAGAGEMKLSHGGRSVITRESLSEFTSAVAMARCDDKRQTRRIVSDAGITVPKGRLATFDSEDHDFLAEVGDVVVKPTRGEQGKGITVGVDGSEELDAALHRAREQYPEVLIEQRAPGEDLRLVVIDGKVVASAIRRPAEVVGTGKHTVGELIETQSRRRAAATGGESRIPIDDVTKGTVAEAGWSFDDVLPEGVRLRVRRTANLHQGGTIHDVTAEVNPELCRVAVTAAEAIGIPVTGIDLLVPDVTGRDYVFIEANERPGLANHEPQPTAAAFVDFLFPQQPGLPQAWTPSEAAD
- a CDS encoding alpha/beta fold hydrolase produces the protein MLTTVATIDGFTTPVDVSGPDKGSTVVVLSAGHHGPAAYEQICRRLHTASLRTVIIGPDPRLTAKSVVGILDSLNIKWALLVGDRLGGELAWELAATRLDKFIGLVVVDRGHPRVADATGVIRDDGCPPVEMNTTVLVSTPAARAVAKASQRYVYGDFRLVEMPGRRNAGDSTAQLAAEIVLRTSSW